The window gtgtcagtgcgacgtaaagcccctagaaaaaaaaagatttgtttatttggctctgAGTAGGGCCGTTGGTATCGTGGTATGTTATGcagctgggttggaagaggctaggaaacaagGGACAGGATTTCAGTTACTTACATCGTTTAACGCAGCGCCTACTCGAattgacgacctccgtggtcgatacagagctgcgcgcgatgttgtaagaccatctggcacgttgcaacatctctggcttAACAGATCGGCTTGCCTCgctgatgagctgtctaaggtgaagaggattggccggctcctgtgcatataccagttgttttacatgatcCCACAGCAAAAATCTAGGGATATAAGATCGGGTGATCTCCCGATCCAGGTCCTTCCTATCCATTCATCAGAATGCATTGTATGAATATGGTTTCGGACGACAACCGCAGCGTGCGGTGAAGCTCACATTGACACCACACACTGAAGCAGTCAAGGAGTGGTACATGTTCCAACAACGGTGGTatttcatcttggagaaaccacaTACTGTATAGCGTTCTCCTGTCAGGTGACCCTCAAAGAAATGGATACTAATGAGGTGATCACGCACGACGCCACACTGTAGGCTACCTGAAAActgcctgtcgtacccaatggagattatccacactccagtagtgcatactatttcgattaacggttccattgttgtggaaccgtgcttcgtccgtaaatatgGTCGCTAAAAGGGCAGGATCACTGTCCACATGCTGTaagatccattgacagaacgccacccgagCTTCGAAAttatgaccatggagctcctggtgtaagtgcggatggtacgggtgaaactggTGGGTATGCAATATTCGCATAACAAACGCCccgtgcaatggcccgtgtgctattTTGGGGGTTATGCTGGATAGCGTCCAACACAACCACTTGATTGTGAGCAGGCATCATGGAATGATCTCGaagaggccgtgtccttcccaggaaCGCAGTATCCCGTAGACGTCTTTCCACAGTCAGAAAAGTCACAtctgtcggttgtcgtctatccggtaGCGTTCTTGATAAAGGTCTTGTGCCTGGTATgcatgcattctgtctagcttctccatagatgagtaacatatccacgtgctcgtcgctggaatacatcacgaggcagtgaataagctttgtgttgtgactTTCCTCGAAGGAAGAGAGTTCGCGGAGCTACATGCCTACCTGTCActgcatgttgttatcgttccaacgCGGCAATGATAATCCACTTTGTGCTACTGAAtacaggggctgcctagccgacaCCGTAAAGGTGTACTAGGTCCAtttggaaggacgtggattcgattccatGCAACGAAGTCGAAAAGATAGAAGTGAGACTTTCACTTCTAGGgcccggggggggggggttcactAAGCCTACTTTAACAATAAGTACCATGAGGCAAATGAGGCTATCCATAGAGCTAACCACCTAAATTCACTTTGTGCCCTCTCTAGAgatatattcactgttgcgtgtttcttgaGTGTTTAATAGTGTATCATactgtattaagacaaacacaaaatcccaatctacgtgccgggggaattaaccacgctctgttgggaatcgaacccgagacattCTGAACCGGAGGCCACTACGCATACCATTGTTGAGCCAAGCAGCCGCACTCTCTCACGTCCACGTTTTATACATTTTATTGAATTTAGAAGTGAAATGCTAAGTACTACTTTTGTTAAACTACACCGATATATTACAAGCAGTGTTAATAGAACAATTTAGTGCTGTACATTCTTACCGCTGGCAGTGTGTCGCTCATAATGTTGTATGTCTCCCTGGCGATGCGCCTTGGTGGTAGATCTTGTAGAAACTGGTCTCTCAAGCCTTGGATCTGACTGGTGCTGCTCACGGTGGCATAGTTTCTTCTGTAGGATTTGCTGTTGCGGGCGTTGCTGGCTTGGTCATTTGAGCCCGCTTGCTGGCGTTCATCATCCGAGTTCTTTCGATGTGATCTGTGGTACGGATCAGGGCGGTACCCAAATATTTGCTCTTTCATATTTCCGCCTTCTCTCCTCGTATGTCTCAATCGAGTTGCATCCTCAAACAACCCACGAGAAGATTCTCTGTCATGAGATCGCTCAATACTCAATACGGCTcctgtggaatttttgaaattgccACTAAATTCTTGGGTTAAATCATAGCTACCTGAATCGTCTTGGAAAGGAATTTCCTGATTTGTAGTTGACCTTGAGCCTAAGGAGCGTTTGAAATCTCTATG is drawn from Anabrus simplex isolate iqAnaSimp1 chromosome 1, ASM4041472v1, whole genome shotgun sequence and contains these coding sequences:
- the LOC136866100 gene encoding uncharacterized protein isoform X1, translated to MNASIYLYKNFTHHDRGSDKDFENSKTKAFTNSTQIKQDTSQSDSKERSTYNKSHRDFKRSLGSRSTTNQEIPFQDDSGSYDLTQEFSGNFKNSTGAVLSIERSHDRESSRGLFEDATRLRHTRREGGNMKEQIFGYRPDPYHRSHRKNSDDERQQAGSNDQASNARNSKSYRRNYATVSSTSQIQGLRDQFLQDLPPRRIARETYNIMSDTLPACTVHCIFTHMEMVNEKGFPDEQRTQRMLQGFVNGQQERTAAADMIKACFQQLMSGVEEDNCEFAVKLATCIQLDFTTLGMQET
- the LOC136866100 gene encoding uncharacterized protein isoform X2 — encoded protein: MNASIYLYKNFTHHDRGSDKDFENSKTKAFTNSTQIKQDTSQSDSKERSTYNKSHRDFKRSLGSRSTTNQEIPFQDDSGSYDLTQEFSGNFKNSTGAVLSIERSHDRESSRGLFEDATRLRHTRREGGNMKEQIFGYRPDPYHRSHRKNSDDERQQAGSNDQASNARNSKSYRRNYATVSSTSQIQGLRDQFLQDLPPRRIARETYNIMSDTLPAVNEKGFPDEQRTQRMLQGFVNGQQERTAAADMIKACFQQLMSGVEEDNCEFAVKLATCIQLDFTTLGMQET